In a genomic window of Quercus lobata isolate SW786 chromosome 4, ValleyOak3.0 Primary Assembly, whole genome shotgun sequence:
- the LOC115983497 gene encoding uncharacterized protein LOC115983497: MSLVDYASSSDDDVSAEEEEHEEEEDEPQQLPNPNPHNQISGSSSNLQPESTVHSSEPSIERLPDASFLLNSPASLSNLMSSSDHSSRVAAAMAENASRKRDSNGLASSLPRNKVPRGTLPHSRNVPDTVGGVLVPPQLSGRSNVVTEDIGKLFVRKHAEPSSN, from the exons atgtcTCTAGTAGACTATGCTTCTTCATCAGACGACGACGTATctgcagaagaagaagaacacgaagaagaagaagacgaaccTCAACAACTCCCAAACCCCAATCCTCACAACCA GATATCCGGGTCTTCATCAAATCTGCAACCAGAAAGTACTGTGCATTCATCAGAGCCTTCTATTGAGAGACTTCCTGATGCTTCCTTTCTCTTAAACTCACCTGCTTCGTTGTCTAATCTGATGAGCAGTAGTGACCACTCTTCTCGAGTTGCTGCTGCTATGGCTGAAAATGCATCACGCAAGAGGGACTCAAATGGGTTGGCTTCCTCTCTTCCCCGCAATAAAGTTCCTAGAGGGACCTTGCCTCATTCAAGGAATGTTCCAGATACTGTTGGTGGCGTTCTAGTTCCACCTCAGCTTAGTGGAAG GAGCAATGTTGTTACAGAAGATATAGGGAAGCTTTTTGTCAGAAAGCATGCTGAACCCTCTTCTAACTAA